The Corynebacterium comes genome window below encodes:
- the zwf gene encoding glucose-6-phosphate dehydrogenase codes for MPLPVTDTDAWVNPLRAIEDKRLPRIAGPSGMVIFGVTGDLARKKLLPAIYDLANRGLLPAGFTLIGFGRRAWRKSEFEDYVRQAVEAGARTKFREHVWERLAEGMHFVEGNFDDDGFDRLAEMLTEMDATRGTAGNWAFYLSVPPDYFTAVCHQLQRSGLAEAGENSWRRVIIEKPFGHDQETARELNRVVNAVFPEESVFRIDHYLGKETVQNILALRFANQLFDPLWNAHYVDHVQITMAEDIGLGGRAGYYDGIGAARDVMQNHLIQLLALVAMEEPVAFDPTELQAEKVKVLRATNPVYPLNRTTARGQYAAGWQGSHKVRSLREEEGFDPNSTTETYAACTLEINSRRWAGVPFYLRTGKRLGRRVTEIALVFKEAPHQPFLAGQTSSLGKNAIVIRVQPDEGVLMRFGSKVPGSAMEVRDVNMDFSYSEAFTEQSPEAYERLILDALLDESSLFPTNEEVELSWAILDPILDYWAENGQPEEYPAGTWGPASADKMLERTGRSWRRP; via the coding sequence ATGCCCCTGCCCGTAACCGACACCGACGCCTGGGTCAATCCCCTCCGCGCCATCGAGGACAAACGGCTGCCCCGGATCGCCGGCCCCTCCGGCATGGTGATCTTCGGCGTCACCGGTGACCTGGCGCGCAAGAAGCTGCTGCCGGCCATCTACGATCTGGCCAACCGCGGTCTCCTGCCCGCCGGATTCACCCTCATCGGTTTCGGGCGGCGGGCCTGGCGCAAGTCCGAGTTCGAGGACTACGTGCGCCAGGCCGTCGAGGCCGGAGCCCGCACCAAGTTCCGCGAGCACGTGTGGGAGCGCCTCGCCGAGGGCATGCACTTCGTGGAGGGAAACTTCGACGACGACGGATTCGACCGGCTGGCGGAGATGCTCACGGAAATGGACGCCACCCGCGGCACAGCCGGCAACTGGGCGTTCTACCTGTCGGTCCCGCCGGACTACTTCACCGCCGTCTGCCACCAGCTCCAGCGTTCCGGACTCGCGGAGGCGGGCGAGAACTCATGGCGCAGGGTGATCATCGAAAAGCCCTTCGGCCACGACCAGGAGACCGCCCGCGAACTCAACCGCGTGGTCAACGCTGTTTTCCCCGAGGAGTCGGTGTTCCGCATCGACCACTACCTGGGCAAGGAGACGGTGCAGAACATCCTTGCCCTGCGCTTCGCCAACCAGCTGTTCGACCCCCTGTGGAACGCCCATTACGTCGACCACGTGCAGATCACCATGGCGGAGGACATCGGCCTGGGAGGACGAGCGGGCTACTACGACGGCATCGGCGCCGCCCGCGACGTCATGCAGAACCACCTCATCCAGCTCCTGGCCCTGGTGGCCATGGAGGAGCCGGTTGCCTTCGACCCGACCGAGCTGCAGGCGGAGAAGGTCAAGGTGCTGCGCGCCACCAACCCGGTGTACCCGCTGAACCGGACCACGGCCCGCGGTCAGTACGCCGCCGGCTGGCAGGGCTCCCACAAGGTCAGAAGCCTGCGGGAGGAGGAGGGTTTCGACCCCAACTCCACCACCGAGACCTACGCGGCGTGCACCCTGGAGATCAATTCCCGCCGCTGGGCAGGCGTGCCCTTCTACCTGCGCACCGGCAAACGCCTGGGTCGCCGGGTCACCGAGATCGCCCTGGTGTTCAAAGAAGCGCCGCACCAGCCCTTCCTCGCGGGGCAGACGTCCTCCCTGGGCAAGAACGCCATCGTCATCCGTGTGCAGCCGGACGAGGGCGTCCTCATGCGCTTCGGCTCCAAGGTGCCGGGATCCGCGATGGAGGTCCGTGACGTGAACATGGACTTCTCCTACTCGGAGGCCTTCACCGAGCAATCCCCCGAGGCTTATGAGCGCCTCATCCTTGATGCGCTCCTCGATGAATCCAGCCTCTTCCCCACCAACGAGGAAGTCGAGCTGTCCTGGGCCATCCTGGATCCGATCCTGGACTACTGGGCGGAGAACGGACAGCCCGAGGAGTACCCGGCAGGCACCTGGGGCCCCGCGAGTGCAGACAAGATGCTGGAACGCACCGGCCGTTCCTGGCGACGCCCCTAG
- a CDS encoding glucose-6-phosphate dehydrogenase assembly protein OpcA, with protein sequence MIITMPDTDTRSIAASLLKARESNSQTTGRVLTLIVVAALDDDVDHIISVTRDASHEHPARVLVLLTGSGDSEPHLDAEVRVGGHAGASEMVIMRITGEMVDHLAALVTPLLLPDTPVVAWWPTTAPENPSAHPLGRLAQRRITNADHCATDDILARLRDAYAPGDSDMVWSKITGWRGIVTSSLDRHPQEPVEAATLTGPAHEPSIDIAAGWLADRLGVPVTRVVCEPGDNPRLFPIRSLRFDRASGPLTVEVIDHRTVRVDLPGSPDSLVAMNARSDADCIAEELRHLDPDLAYANALRGLTRVQR encoded by the coding sequence ATGATCATCACCATGCCGGACACCGACACCCGCAGCATCGCCGCCAGCCTGCTCAAGGCCCGGGAGAGCAACTCCCAGACAACCGGGCGCGTACTCACCCTCATCGTCGTCGCAGCGCTGGACGACGACGTCGACCACATCATCTCCGTCACCCGTGACGCCTCACACGAACACCCCGCCCGTGTGCTGGTGCTGCTCACCGGCAGCGGGGACAGCGAACCGCATCTCGACGCAGAGGTGCGCGTCGGCGGGCACGCCGGCGCCTCGGAAATGGTCATCATGCGCATCACCGGCGAGATGGTCGATCACCTCGCCGCGCTGGTCACCCCGTTGTTGCTTCCCGACACCCCGGTCGTCGCCTGGTGGCCCACCACCGCACCGGAGAACCCCTCGGCCCACCCCCTCGGCAGGCTCGCCCAACGCCGCATCACCAACGCGGACCACTGCGCCACCGACGACATCCTGGCCCGTCTGCGCGACGCCTACGCCCCGGGCGACTCGGACATGGTGTGGTCGAAGATCACCGGCTGGCGCGGCATCGTCACCTCCTCGCTGGACAGGCATCCGCAGGAGCCGGTCGAGGCGGCCACCCTGACCGGTCCGGCGCATGAGCCTTCCATCGACATCGCGGCCGGCTGGTTGGCGGACCGCCTCGGGGTGCCCGTCACCCGGGTGGTGTGCGAGCCGGGCGACAATCCCCGCCTCTTCCCCATCCGCTCCCTGCGCTTCGACCGCGCCTCCGGCCCGCTCACCGTCGAGGTCATCGACCACCGCACCGTGCGCGTCGACCTGCCCGGCAGCCCAGACTCCCTCGTGGCGATGAACGCGCGTTCCGACGCCGACTGCATCGCCGAGGAGCTGCGTCACCTGGACCCCGATCTCGCCTACGCCAATGCACTGCGCGGCCTGACCCGCGTCCAGCGCTGA
- the pgl gene encoding 6-phosphogluconolactonase encodes MVSIRRPDTLSTLVEQAATSLVDVVSSLQTTGLGRHRDGVARIVLTGGGAGIGLLQRVRELEDADPRVDWSRVHVFFGDERNVPVTHEDSNEGQARRALLDHVDIPEENIHGYGLGQVAMWEAADSYQDTINRIAPEGFDIHLLGMGHEGHINSLFPHTDAVAESERLVIAITDSPKPPAERVTLTLPAVHRAEQVWLLVSGANKAEAAAHVVAGSNPADWPAAGARGMEETVLYLTDDAAGLL; translated from the coding sequence ATGGTCTCCATCCGTCGCCCTGACACCCTGTCCACCCTCGTCGAGCAGGCGGCGACCTCGCTCGTCGACGTCGTCTCCTCCCTCCAGACCACCGGCCTCGGCCGCCACCGTGACGGCGTGGCCCGGATCGTCCTGACCGGCGGGGGCGCAGGAATCGGCCTCCTCCAGCGGGTCCGTGAGCTGGAGGACGCAGATCCCCGCGTCGACTGGTCCCGCGTCCACGTCTTCTTCGGTGACGAACGTAACGTGCCCGTCACCCACGAGGACTCCAACGAGGGCCAGGCCCGCCGGGCGCTGCTCGACCATGTGGACATCCCCGAGGAGAACATTCACGGCTACGGCCTGGGCCAGGTGGCGATGTGGGAGGCCGCCGACTCCTACCAGGACACGATCAACCGGATCGCACCGGAGGGCTTCGACATCCATCTGCTGGGCATGGGCCATGAGGGCCACATCAACTCGCTCTTCCCCCACACCGATGCGGTTGCCGAGTCCGAGCGTCTGGTCATCGCCATCACCGACTCCCCCAAGCCGCCGGCCGAGCGCGTCACCCTGACGCTGCCGGCGGTGCACCGCGCAGAGCAGGTCTGGCTGCTGGTGTCCGGGGCGAACAAGGCGGAGGCCGCCGCCCATGTCGTGGCCGGTTCCAACCCTGCGGACTGGCCCGCCGCCGGCGCCAGGGGTATGGAGGAGACCGTCCTCTATCTCACCGACGACGCCGCAGGTCTCCTCTAG